The proteins below are encoded in one region of Scomber japonicus isolate fScoJap1 chromosome 2, fScoJap1.pri, whole genome shotgun sequence:
- the commd1 gene encoding COMM domain-containing protein 1, which yields MADVEATKSLSGLLSGIAQKVYYNNTEITEELLKHELYPELPQDEFKALHQKMKGLLKSIATADMDHAQLEAFLTAQTRKQGGGVTAEQAAALSRFWKSQRVRVRESLLAQSRWEPGLRGLSWRVDLQTAGSRGDAVHSGPVALMELELGRAGQDSEFVCLEFDEAKVNQVLKKMADIQESIDRIVHRT from the exons ATGGCGGATGTAGAGGCAACCAAGTCTCTGAGCGGTTTGCTAAGTGGAATAGCTCAGAAAGTTTATTACAACAATACAGAAATCACAGAGGAGCTGCTGAAGCACGAGCTGTACCCGGAACTGCCTCAAGATGAGTTCAAGGCTCTGCACCAGAAGATGAAAGGCCTGCTGAAG tcCATCGCCACAGCAGACATGGACCACGCTCAGCTGGAGGCTTTCCTCACCGCTCAGACCAGGAAGCAGGGAGGTGGAGTGACGGCAGAACAGGCAGCCGCTCTCTCCCGCTTCTGGAAGAGCCAGCGTGTCCGTGTGAGGGAGAGCTTGCTGGCTCAGAGCCGCTGGGAGCCCGGCCTCAGGGGCCTCTCCTGGAGGGTCGACCTGCAGACGGCCGGCAGCAGGGGAGACGCGGTTCACAGCGGACCGGTCGCTCTGATGGAGCTGGAGCTGGGCCGAGCCGGACAG GACTCAGAGTTCGTGTGTCTGGAGTTTGACGAGGCCAAAGTCAACCAGGTGCTGAAGAAGATGGCGGACATCCAGGAGAGCATCGACAGAATTGTTCACCGCACCTAA